A genome region from Paradevosia shaoguanensis includes the following:
- the glgB gene encoding 1,4-alpha-glucan branching protein GlgB, which translates to MAKASWQADPKDVEAVVNGTHRDPFGFLGLQRIGEDWVLRTFIPHAETVHAFTLDGKELGALTPRHPAGFFEGRVDIDKRGPIRYHARNTGGEWDVYDPYSFGPVLGPMDDYYIAEGSHLRLFDKLGAHEMEFEGIHGTHFAVWAPNAQRVSVVGPFNDWDGRRNPMRCRFDTGIWEVFIPVLGTGTLYKYEIVGKDGELVPLKSDPFARQSEMRPATASVVPDPTPFTWSDAEYMEERRKKDWRREPMSIYEVHLGSWRRRPDGGFLTYDQLAEQLVPYVADMGYTHIEMLPVSEHPFDPSWGYQPIGLYAPTSRFGDPAGFARLVNAAHEAGLGVILDWVPAHFPTDEHGLARFDGTALYEHLDPRKGYHPDWNTAIYNFGRKEVVSYLVNNALYWLEYFHIDGLRVDAVASMLYLDYSRRAGEWIPNKHGGNENLEAIEFIKRVNKEAYRLHPGTFMIAEESTAWPGVSHPVHTGGLGFGFKWNMGFMNDTLRYMSREAIHRKFHHNDMTFGLIYAFSENFVLPLSHDEVVHGKGSLLNKMPGDDWQQFAALRAYYAFMWGHPGKKLLFMGQEFAQRDEWDESKALDWWLLDASMHEGVRRLIGDLNGAYRELPALHARDCEPEGFEWIIGNDYQNSVLAWTRRAPGEDPVVVISNFTPVPRENYSLPMPQAGRWVERVNTDAGWYGGSNKGNQGAIIAQKNSGDGWPATAKVYLPPLATLILKYDPE; encoded by the coding sequence GTGGCTAAGGCGAGTTGGCAGGCGGACCCGAAGGACGTCGAGGCGGTCGTCAATGGCACGCATAGGGATCCGTTCGGTTTCCTGGGCCTGCAGCGCATCGGCGAAGATTGGGTGCTGCGCACCTTCATTCCGCATGCAGAGACCGTGCATGCCTTCACCCTCGACGGCAAGGAACTGGGGGCGCTGACGCCCCGGCATCCGGCTGGTTTCTTCGAGGGGCGGGTCGATATCGACAAGCGCGGACCCATCCGCTACCACGCCCGCAATACGGGCGGGGAATGGGACGTCTACGATCCCTATAGCTTCGGTCCCGTGCTCGGACCGATGGACGACTACTACATCGCCGAAGGCAGCCACCTGCGGCTCTTCGACAAACTGGGCGCCCACGAGATGGAGTTCGAGGGCATCCACGGCACGCATTTCGCGGTCTGGGCGCCCAATGCCCAGCGCGTGAGCGTGGTCGGCCCGTTCAACGATTGGGACGGCCGGCGCAACCCGATGCGCTGCCGGTTCGATACCGGCATCTGGGAAGTGTTCATCCCGGTGCTGGGGACGGGAACGCTCTACAAATACGAGATCGTGGGCAAGGACGGGGAGCTCGTGCCGCTCAAGTCCGATCCCTTTGCGCGGCAATCGGAAATGCGGCCGGCAACGGCCTCGGTCGTGCCCGATCCGACGCCCTTCACCTGGTCCGATGCCGAGTACATGGAGGAGCGCCGCAAGAAGGATTGGCGGCGCGAGCCTATGTCCATCTACGAGGTGCATCTGGGTTCATGGCGCCGGCGGCCGGATGGCGGCTTCCTGACCTATGACCAGCTTGCCGAGCAGCTCGTGCCTTATGTGGCCGACATGGGCTACACCCATATCGAGATGCTGCCGGTCAGCGAGCACCCGTTCGATCCTTCATGGGGCTACCAGCCGATCGGGCTCTATGCGCCGACCTCGCGCTTCGGCGATCCGGCCGGGTTCGCGCGGTTGGTCAATGCTGCGCACGAAGCCGGGCTCGGGGTAATCCTCGACTGGGTGCCGGCGCACTTCCCGACCGACGAGCACGGGCTTGCCCGGTTCGATGGAACCGCGCTCTACGAGCACCTTGATCCGCGCAAGGGCTACCACCCGGACTGGAACACGGCGATCTACAATTTTGGGCGCAAGGAGGTGGTGAGCTACCTCGTCAACAACGCGCTCTACTGGCTCGAATATTTCCACATCGACGGGCTGCGCGTGGATGCCGTGGCCTCGATGCTCTATCTCGATTATTCGCGCCGCGCCGGGGAATGGATACCCAACAAGCATGGCGGCAACGAGAACCTGGAAGCCATCGAGTTCATCAAGCGGGTGAACAAGGAGGCCTACCGGCTCCATCCCGGCACGTTCATGATCGCCGAGGAATCGACTGCCTGGCCGGGCGTCAGCCATCCGGTGCATACTGGCGGGCTGGGCTTCGGGTTCAAGTGGAACATGGGGTTCATGAACGACACCCTGCGGTACATGAGCCGGGAGGCCATTCACCGCAAGTTCCACCACAACGACATGACCTTCGGGCTCATCTACGCCTTCTCGGAAAACTTCGTGCTGCCGCTCAGCCACGACGAGGTCGTGCACGGGAAGGGCTCGCTGCTCAACAAGATGCCGGGCGACGACTGGCAGCAATTCGCGGCTCTGCGGGCCTACTACGCCTTCATGTGGGGACACCCGGGCAAGAAGCTGCTGTTCATGGGCCAGGAGTTCGCCCAGCGCGACGAGTGGGACGAGAGCAAAGCGCTCGATTGGTGGTTGCTCGATGCCAGCATGCATGAGGGCGTGCGGCGGCTGATCGGGGACCTCAACGGCGCCTATCGCGAACTGCCCGCGCTCCATGCGCGCGACTGCGAGCCGGAAGGCTTCGAATGGATCATCGGAAACGACTACCAGAATTCGGTTCTGGCCTGGACGCGGCGTGCGCCAGGCGAGGACCCGGTAGTGGTGATCTCAAACTTCACGCCAGTGCCACGGGAGAATTATAGCCTGCCAATGCCGCAGGCCGGACGGTGGGTTGAACGGGTCAACACCGATGCCGGCTGGTATGGCGGATCGAACAAAGGGAACCAGGGCGCGATCATCGCGCAGAAGAATTCCGGTGACGGGTGGCCCGCTACGGCAAAGGTCTACCTGCCGCCTCTCGCTACACTGATCTTGAAATACGACCCGGAGTAA
- a CDS encoding DUF3995 domain-containing protein produces MNMVIASLVCIALLAVSLAHFMWAFNRPWPIRDRKLLAKTVVGFAGVETMPPWYMSLGVAILTFLAAFFVLALADHTGGGPTTTLIGALIGLVFLGRGIVGYLPFWQRLTPEEPFRTNDFRVYSPLCLLVGAGFFALVFMRLA; encoded by the coding sequence TTGCTGGCTGTGTCGCTGGCCCATTTCATGTGGGCCTTCAACCGCCCCTGGCCGATCCGCGACCGCAAGCTCCTGGCAAAGACCGTGGTCGGCTTCGCGGGCGTTGAAACCATGCCGCCCTGGTACATGTCGCTGGGCGTCGCCATCCTCACCTTCCTCGCCGCCTTCTTCGTGCTCGCCCTTGCCGATCACACCGGTGGCGGCCCGACGACCACCCTCATCGGCGCGCTTATCGGCCTCGTCTTCCTCGGCCGCGGCATTGTCGGCTACCTGCCTTTCTGGCAGCGCCTGACCCCGGAAGAGCCCTTCCGCACCAACGATTTCAGGGTCTATTCTCCCCTTTGCCTGCTCGTCGGGGCCGGCTTTTTCGCACTGGTTTTCATGAGGCTTGCATGA
- the ureG gene encoding urease accessory protein UreG: protein MSTQNGPLRVGIGGPVGSGKTTLCEMLLKAMRDRYSMAVVTNDIYTKEDALILARVQAISEDRIVGVETGGCPHTAIREDASLNLAAIDELNRKFPDLDVILIESGGDNLAATFSPDLADITIYVISVAQGEKIPRKGGPAISRSDLLVVTHTDLAPYVGASLDVMESDTQKVREGRPYVFTDLLRRESLDEIIAFIEHAGGLQPARAAE from the coding sequence ATGAGCACGCAGAACGGCCCGCTTCGCGTCGGCATCGGTGGCCCGGTCGGCTCCGGCAAGACGACCCTTTGCGAAATGTTGCTCAAGGCCATGCGTGATCGCTATTCCATGGCCGTCGTCACCAACGACATCTACACCAAGGAAGATGCCCTCATCCTCGCCCGTGTCCAGGCGATCTCCGAGGATCGCATCGTCGGCGTCGAAACCGGCGGCTGCCCGCACACAGCCATCCGCGAGGACGCCTCTCTCAACCTTGCGGCCATCGACGAGCTCAATCGCAAATTCCCCGATCTCGATGTCATCCTCATCGAATCCGGCGGCGACAACCTGGCGGCCACCTTCTCCCCCGACCTTGCCGACATCACCATCTACGTGATCTCCGTGGCCCAGGGCGAAAAAATCCCGCGCAAGGGCGGCCCCGCCATTTCGCGGTCCGACCTGCTGGTCGTCACCCATACGGACCTCGCGCCCTATGTCGGCGCCAGCCTCGATGTCATGGAAAGCGATACGCAGAAAGTGCGTGAAGGCCGGCCCTACGTCTTCACCGACCTGCTTCGTCGCGAAAGCCTCGATGAGATCATCGCCTTCATCGAGCATGCCGGCGGCCTGCAGCCGGCTCGCGCCGCGGAATAG
- the glgX gene encoding glycogen debranching protein GlgX, with product MKPTLVPHGGSAEHLGATVTAEGVNFAVYSETASALFVSLYDELDKEIARFELDGHEDNIHFGLVAGIGAGTKYGFRADGPYDPAQAYFFDPNKLLVDPYARRLDRPFVRSPRLRLPREDAVDTAPLVPKAIVVGKTSEPATPRRKQPGLFYELNVRGYTMRHPSVQGALRGTIAGLTTHQIIDHLHYLGVDTVELMPIAAFIDDAHLPILGLTNAWGYNPVTYFAPDPRLAPRGIQELRNMTDLYRKNGISVILDVVYNHTGEGDDQGPVLSLKGLDARSYYRFVEADGQQVLVNDTGTGNTLRCDHPATQRLVIESLRYWIEVGGVSGFRFDLAPVLGREPGFNPNAQMLQMIKGDPLLSKAILVAEPWDPGPGGYQLGQFGKEFREWNDTYRDDVRSFWRGDDNRIGALAGKVSGSAEIFNFAGRKPSAGVNLLAVHDGFTLADLVSYAEKHNEANGEENRDGHNNNASWNNGAEGPTDDEAIIAARKRDVRALLATLFVSRGSLLLQQGDELGRSQQGNNNAYAQDNEITWLDFENADGVLVDYVAALHNFRKAHPALTNDHFLTGQERHGVRDVVWLHPDGREMNEGDWNAVGASVLGMQLNIAGDQVLVWFNRKAEAQEARLPEGEWAVGLVSDDQVEVTVAEGKTVLPPRSVLALVRPPEGQVDSNPQE from the coding sequence GTGAAGCCCACGCTCGTTCCCCATGGCGGGAGCGCCGAACATCTTGGCGCCACCGTCACCGCCGAAGGCGTCAACTTCGCCGTCTATTCGGAGACCGCCTCGGCGCTCTTCGTCTCGCTCTATGACGAGCTAGACAAGGAGATCGCCCGGTTCGAGCTCGACGGGCATGAGGACAATATCCATTTCGGCCTCGTGGCTGGGATCGGGGCGGGGACCAAGTACGGCTTCCGTGCCGATGGTCCCTACGATCCGGCGCAAGCCTATTTCTTCGATCCGAACAAGCTGCTGGTCGACCCCTATGCCCGGCGGCTCGACCGGCCCTTCGTGCGCAGCCCGCGCCTGAGGCTGCCGCGCGAGGACGCGGTCGATACCGCGCCGTTGGTGCCCAAGGCGATCGTGGTCGGCAAGACCTCCGAGCCGGCGACGCCGCGGCGCAAGCAGCCGGGATTGTTCTATGAACTCAACGTGCGCGGCTACACCATGCGCCACCCCAGCGTGCAGGGCGCGCTGCGGGGGACGATAGCGGGGCTGACGACGCACCAGATCATCGACCACCTGCATTACCTTGGGGTGGACACGGTCGAGCTCATGCCGATCGCGGCGTTCATCGACGATGCACACCTGCCGATCCTGGGGCTCACCAATGCCTGGGGCTACAACCCCGTGACCTATTTTGCGCCGGACCCGCGCCTCGCGCCGCGCGGTATCCAGGAACTGCGCAACATGACCGACCTCTACCGCAAGAACGGTATCTCGGTGATCCTGGACGTGGTCTACAACCATACCGGGGAAGGCGACGATCAGGGGCCGGTGCTCAGTCTCAAGGGGCTCGATGCACGCAGCTATTATCGGTTTGTCGAGGCTGACGGGCAGCAGGTGCTGGTCAACGACACCGGCACTGGCAACACGCTGCGCTGCGACCATCCGGCGACGCAGCGGCTGGTGATCGAGAGTTTGCGTTACTGGATCGAGGTGGGCGGGGTCTCGGGCTTCCGCTTCGACCTGGCGCCGGTACTGGGGCGTGAACCCGGGTTCAACCCGAACGCCCAGATGTTGCAGATGATCAAAGGCGATCCCCTGCTCTCGAAGGCCATCCTCGTGGCGGAACCGTGGGACCCAGGTCCGGGCGGGTATCAGCTCGGGCAGTTCGGCAAGGAATTCCGGGAGTGGAACGACACCTATCGCGATGACGTCCGCAGCTTCTGGCGAGGGGACGACAACCGGATAGGCGCGCTGGCAGGCAAGGTGTCGGGTTCGGCCGAGATCTTCAACTTCGCGGGGCGCAAGCCATCGGCGGGGGTGAACCTGCTGGCGGTGCACGACGGGTTCACGCTGGCGGATCTCGTCTCCTATGCCGAAAAGCACAACGAGGCCAATGGCGAGGAAAACCGGGACGGGCACAACAATAACGCGTCGTGGAACAATGGCGCGGAAGGTCCGACCGACGACGAGGCGATCATCGCGGCGCGCAAGCGCGACGTGCGGGCGCTGCTGGCGACGCTCTTCGTGTCGCGCGGCTCGCTGCTGCTGCAACAGGGCGACGAGCTGGGGCGGTCGCAGCAGGGCAACAACAACGCCTATGCGCAGGACAACGAGATCACCTGGCTCGACTTCGAGAACGCCGATGGCGTGCTGGTCGACTATGTGGCGGCGCTCCACAATTTCAGGAAGGCGCATCCGGCGCTGACCAATGACCATTTCCTCACCGGCCAGGAGCGGCACGGGGTGCGCGACGTGGTGTGGCTGCATCCGGATGGGCGCGAGATGAACGAGGGCGACTGGAACGCGGTGGGGGCGAGCGTGCTGGGCATGCAGCTCAACATCGCGGGCGACCAGGTGCTGGTCTGGTTCAATCGCAAGGCCGAGGCGCAGGAGGCCAGGCTGCCGGAAGGCGAGTGGGCGGTGGGGCTGGTTTCGGACGACCAGGTGGAGGTGACGGTGGCCGAAGGCAAGACCGTGCTGCCGCCGCGCTCGGTGCTGGCGCTGGTGCGTCCACCGGAAGGCCAAGTGGACAGCAACCCGCAGGAATGA
- a CDS encoding metallophosphoesterase — MLIAQISDIHAFEGAASLVTLDHAMLWLGGLRPDAVVISGDISNKPHERGYELVKAAFAGLRFPIFMVPGNVDDRAAMRKAFPEHDYWPDEGPMNFCHEFDQGVRLIGLDVTVPGAVHGDAGPHLDWLAEQLNAGDTAPTIIMMHQNAFATGMSAFDRNMCRNAEGFARVLAEASDPVAGVVCGHGHRPMFARIGQVPALMCPSLTRVNPLIIDGRGEPASVDPPGLMVHAFNADGLVSHVVSLAI; from the coding sequence GTGTTGATTGCGCAGATCAGCGATATCCATGCCTTCGAGGGCGCCGCCTCCCTGGTGACGCTCGACCACGCGATGTTGTGGCTGGGCGGGTTGCGGCCGGATGCGGTGGTGATCAGCGGGGATATCTCCAACAAGCCGCATGAGCGTGGCTACGAGCTGGTGAAGGCTGCCTTTGCCGGGCTGCGGTTTCCGATCTTCATGGTGCCGGGCAATGTCGATGACCGGGCGGCGATGCGGAAAGCGTTTCCGGAACACGATTACTGGCCCGACGAGGGGCCAATGAATTTCTGCCACGAGTTTGACCAGGGCGTGCGGCTGATCGGGCTGGACGTGACGGTGCCGGGCGCAGTGCATGGGGATGCGGGGCCGCATCTCGACTGGCTCGCCGAGCAGCTCAATGCCGGCGATACCGCGCCGACGATCATCATGATGCACCAGAACGCCTTCGCGACCGGGATGAGCGCGTTCGACCGGAACATGTGCCGGAACGCGGAGGGCTTCGCCAGGGTGCTGGCGGAGGCGAGCGACCCGGTGGCGGGGGTGGTCTGCGGGCATGGGCACAGGCCGATGTTCGCGCGGATCGGGCAGGTGCCGGCGCTGATGTGTCCGTCGCTGACGCGGGTCAATCCCCTGATCATCGATGGACGCGGGGAGCCGGCCAGCGTCGACCCACCGGGGCTGATGGTCCACGCGTTCAACGCGGACGGGCTGGTGAGCCATGTGGTGTCGCTGGCGATCTAG
- the glgA gene encoding glycogen synthase GlgA, which translates to MEVLSVASEAYPLIKTGGLADVAGALPAALAPRGVTMRTLLPGYPAVLDKLKGGRQVAEIVDLWGGPARLLAGRAGGLDIIAIEAVHLYDRPGNPYMGPDGWDWPDNWKRFSALSWVASELALGLVDGYRPQVLHCHDWQAGLTPAYIKFGPSDRIKTVMTVHNIAFKGSFGSDIFPQLRLPAHAYGLGGVEYYGGVSFLKSGLECADVVTTVSPNYADEIRTPAFGMGLEGLLNGRADTVFGILNGIDIDTWDPATDPALKQNYTAATVHQRRVNKQALVERFGLDGDEGPLFCVVSRLTGQKGMDLLIQVLDGLVAMGGRLCVLGSGEPHLEEGFRQATARHPGKVSLVTGYDEPLSHLMQGGADAILIPSRFEPCGLTQLYGLRYGCVPVVSRIGGLADTIVDANPAALSAGVATGFQHDADSSHALYEAIRKAIHMFADEKTWRKIQRRGMKSDVSWAASAELYADLYAGLIGVKRDVDQDD; encoded by the coding sequence ATCGAAGTTCTTTCGGTAGCCTCGGAGGCCTATCCGCTGATCAAGACGGGTGGGCTGGCGGATGTCGCCGGTGCGTTGCCGGCGGCGCTCGCGCCACGCGGCGTCACCATGCGCACGCTGCTGCCCGGCTACCCCGCCGTGCTCGACAAGCTCAAGGGCGGGCGGCAGGTAGCGGAGATCGTCGATCTCTGGGGTGGGCCGGCGCGTCTCTTGGCCGGCCGTGCCGGAGGGCTCGACATCATCGCCATCGAGGCGGTTCATCTCTATGACCGGCCGGGCAACCCTTACATGGGGCCGGACGGCTGGGATTGGCCGGATAACTGGAAGCGGTTCTCGGCGCTCTCGTGGGTGGCGAGCGAACTGGCGCTGGGGCTTGTCGATGGCTACCGGCCGCAGGTGCTGCATTGCCACGACTGGCAGGCGGGGCTGACGCCGGCCTATATCAAGTTCGGTCCGTCCGATCGCATCAAGACGGTGATGACGGTTCATAACATCGCCTTCAAGGGCTCGTTCGGCTCGGACATCTTCCCGCAATTGCGGCTGCCGGCTCATGCCTATGGGCTTGGCGGGGTAGAGTATTACGGTGGGGTGAGCTTCCTCAAGTCGGGGCTCGAATGCGCGGACGTGGTGACGACCGTGAGCCCCAACTACGCCGACGAGATCAGGACGCCGGCTTTCGGCATGGGGTTGGAGGGGTTGCTCAACGGGCGCGCTGATACCGTGTTCGGCATCCTCAACGGCATCGACATCGATACCTGGGACCCGGCGACCGACCCGGCGCTCAAGCAGAACTACACCGCCGCGACGGTTCATCAGCGGCGCGTCAACAAGCAGGCGCTGGTCGAGCGTTTCGGGCTCGATGGCGACGAGGGGCCGCTGTTCTGCGTCGTCAGCCGCCTCACCGGGCAGAAGGGCATGGACCTGCTGATCCAGGTGCTCGATGGGCTGGTAGCCATGGGCGGGCGGCTGTGCGTATTGGGCTCGGGCGAGCCGCACCTCGAAGAGGGCTTCCGCCAGGCGACGGCGCGGCATCCGGGCAAGGTCAGCCTCGTGACCGGCTATGACGAACCACTCTCGCATCTCATGCAGGGCGGGGCGGATGCCATTCTCATTCCATCGCGCTTCGAGCCTTGCGGGCTGACGCAGCTCTATGGGCTGCGCTATGGCTGCGTGCCGGTGGTGAGCCGGATCGGTGGATTGGCCGATACGATCGTGGATGCGAACCCGGCAGCGTTGAGCGCGGGCGTGGCGACGGGTTTCCAGCATGATGCCGACAGCTCCCATGCGCTCTACGAGGCCATTCGCAAGGCCATACACATGTTTGCCGACGAGAAGACCTGGCGCAAGATTCAGCGCCGGGGCATGAAGTCGGATGTTTCCTGGGCAGCGAGTGCGGAGCTTTATGCCGACCTCTATGCCGGGCTGATCGGAGTAAAACGCGATGTCGATCAAGACGATTGA
- a CDS encoding alpha-D-glucose phosphate-specific phosphoglucomutase — MSIKTIETKPYADQKPGTSGLRKRVTVWQQPNYVENYIQSIFDVLEDRQGKTLVIGGDGRFYNDVAIQKAIKIAAANGFGKVMVGQSGLLSTPAASHLIRHYKAFGGLVLSASHNPGGPDGDFGIKYNIANGGPAPESITEAVFARSKVIGAYRIADVPDVDLSRIGTQKSGDMVVEVVDPVADYAALMETLFDFKAISSLFKSGFRMQFDAMHAVTGPYAHRIIEDILGAPKGTVINGVPSPDFGGGHPDPNLVYAKDLYDLLMSADGPDFGAASDGDGDRNLIIGKNRFVTPSDSLAILAANAPLAPAYAAGIAGIARSMPTSSAADRVAEKLGIEMHETPTGWKFFGNLLDAGRVTVCGEESAGTGSNHVREKDGVWAVLLWLNIIAARKQSVDQIVREHWKTYGRNYYTRHDFEEVDAAIANKLVDDLRAQLPGLVGKSFGNLKVSYADDFSYTDPIDGSVSPKQGIRIGFEDGSRIVLRLSGTGTVGATLRLYVERYEPADGQHDLETQAALEPLIALAEQLAGIKARTGRQAPDVIT; from the coding sequence ATGTCGATCAAGACGATTGAAACCAAGCCCTATGCGGACCAGAAGCCGGGCACGTCGGGGCTGCGCAAGCGCGTAACGGTCTGGCAGCAGCCCAATTACGTCGAGAACTACATCCAGTCGATCTTCGACGTGCTCGAGGACCGGCAGGGCAAGACACTGGTGATCGGCGGCGACGGGCGGTTCTACAATGACGTCGCCATCCAGAAGGCCATCAAGATCGCGGCCGCCAACGGGTTCGGCAAGGTGATGGTGGGGCAGAGCGGCCTGCTCTCGACGCCGGCGGCCTCCCATCTCATTCGGCACTACAAGGCCTTCGGTGGGCTGGTGCTTTCGGCCAGCCACAATCCTGGCGGGCCGGACGGCGATTTCGGCATCAAGTACAACATCGCCAATGGCGGGCCGGCCCCCGAGTCGATCACTGAGGCGGTGTTCGCGCGGTCCAAGGTGATCGGCGCCTATCGCATTGCCGATGTGCCCGATGTCGATCTCAGCCGCATCGGTACGCAGAAGTCGGGCGACATGGTGGTCGAGGTGGTCGATCCGGTTGCCGACTATGCGGCGTTGATGGAAACGCTCTTCGACTTCAAAGCGATCTCCAGCCTCTTCAAGAGTGGCTTCCGCATGCAGTTCGACGCCATGCATGCGGTGACCGGGCCCTATGCCCACCGGATCATCGAGGACATCCTCGGCGCGCCCAAGGGCACTGTCATTAACGGCGTACCGTCGCCCGATTTCGGTGGCGGACACCCGGACCCGAACCTCGTCTATGCCAAGGACCTCTATGACCTCCTGATGTCGGCGGATGGCCCGGATTTCGGGGCGGCTTCGGATGGCGACGGCGACCGCAACCTCATCATCGGCAAGAACCGGTTCGTGACGCCCTCGGATTCGCTGGCGATCCTCGCGGCCAACGCGCCGCTGGCGCCGGCCTATGCGGCCGGCATTGCCGGTATCGCGCGCTCTATGCCGACGAGCTCGGCGGCGGACCGGGTGGCCGAGAAGCTCGGCATCGAAATGCACGAGACGCCGACGGGCTGGAAGTTCTTCGGCAACCTGCTGGATGCCGGACGGGTGACCGTTTGCGGCGAGGAAAGCGCGGGTACCGGCTCCAACCACGTGCGCGAGAAGGATGGCGTCTGGGCGGTGCTGCTCTGGCTCAACATCATCGCGGCGCGCAAGCAGAGCGTCGACCAGATCGTGCGCGAGCACTGGAAGACCTATGGTCGCAACTATTATACGCGCCACGACTTCGAGGAGGTGGATGCCGCGATCGCCAACAAGCTGGTCGATGACCTGCGGGCGCAGTTGCCCGGGCTTGTCGGGAAGAGCTTCGGCAACCTCAAGGTTTCCTACGCGGACGACTTTTCCTATACCGATCCGATCGATGGCTCGGTCAGCCCGAAGCAGGGCATCCGCATCGGCTTCGAGGATGGCTCGCGCATCGTCCTGCGGCTGAGTGGAACCGGAACCGTCGGGGCGACGTTGCGGCTTTATGTCGAACGATATGAGCCAGCCGATGGGCAGCACGATCTCGAGACCCAAGCCGCTCTCGAACCTCTCATCGCTCTCGCCGAGCAGCTTGCCGGTATCAAGGCCCGTACGGGCCGCCAGGCGCCCGACGTCATCACCTGA
- the glgC gene encoding glucose-1-phosphate adenylyltransferase, protein MADYRTPSPLAREAMAYVLAGGRGTRLMELTDRRAKPAVYFGGKSRIIDFALSNALNSGIRRISVATQYQAHSLIRHLSRGWNFLRPERNESFDVLPASQRVSEDMWYAGTADAVYQNMDIIEDYGARYIVVLAGDHIYKMDYEIMLRQHVDTGADVTIGCLEVPRMEASGFGVMAVDGRDRVVNFIEKPKDPPGIPDRPDLALASMGIYVFETRFLMEQLRRDAATEGSSRDFGKDIIPYIVKNGTAWAHRFTRSCVRSSKEDVAYWRDVGTVDAYWKANIDLTDVVPQLDLYDRDWPIWTYAEITPPAKFVHDVDGRRGSAVSSLVSGDCIVSGGMLHRTLLSTGARVHSYSELNEAVVLPYCQIGRGARLRKVVIDRGVQIPDGLVVGEDPEFDARWFRRTEEGVTLITQPMIDKYLAGR, encoded by the coding sequence ATGGCTGATTATCGGACCCCATCGCCTCTGGCACGCGAGGCAATGGCCTATGTCCTGGCCGGGGGGCGCGGCACCCGGCTGATGGAATTGACGGACCGGCGGGCCAAGCCGGCCGTCTATTTCGGCGGCAAGTCGCGCATCATCGACTTTGCGCTCTCCAACGCCCTCAACTCGGGCATCCGCCGCATTTCGGTGGCGACGCAGTACCAGGCGCACAGCCTCATCAGGCACCTGTCGCGCGGCTGGAACTTCCTGCGGCCCGAGCGTAACGAGAGCTTCGACGTCCTGCCGGCCAGCCAGCGCGTGTCGGAAGACATGTGGTATGCGGGCACGGCCGACGCCGTCTACCAGAACATGGACATCATCGAGGATTACGGCGCGCGCTACATCGTGGTGCTGGCGGGCGACCATATCTACAAGATGGACTACGAAATCATGCTCCGCCAGCACGTGGATACGGGCGCGGACGTGACCATCGGGTGCCTTGAGGTGCCGCGCATGGAAGCCTCAGGCTTTGGCGTGATGGCCGTGGACGGGCGCGATCGGGTGGTCAATTTCATCGAGAAGCCGAAAGACCCGCCGGGCATTCCCGATCGACCCGACCTGGCGCTCGCCTCCATGGGCATCTATGTCTTCGAGACCCGGTTCCTCATGGAGCAGTTGCGGCGCGATGCGGCGACCGAGGGGTCGAGCCGTGATTTCGGCAAGGACATCATTCCCTACATCGTCAAGAACGGCACTGCCTGGGCGCACCGCTTCACGCGCTCCTGCGTCCGTTCCTCCAAGGAGGACGTGGCCTATTGGCGCGACGTCGGGACGGTGGACGCCTATTGGAAGGCCAATATCGACCTGACGGACGTCGTGCCCCAGCTCGACCTCTACGACCGCGACTGGCCGATCTGGACCTATGCGGAGATCACCCCGCCCGCCAAGTTCGTCCATGATGTGGACGGAAGGCGCGGCTCGGCGGTGTCCTCGCTGGTTTCGGGCGACTGCATCGTCTCGGGCGGCATGCTGCATCGCACGCTGCTCTCGACCGGCGCGCGGGTGCACTCCTATTCCGAGCTCAACGAGGCGGTGGTGCTGCCCTATTGCCAGATCGGGCGGGGCGCGCGGTTGCGCAAGGTCGTCATCGACCGCGGCGTGCAGATCCCGGACGGGCTGGTCGTGGGCGAGGACCCGGAATTCGATGCGCGCTGGTTCAGGCGCACGGAAGAGGGCGTGACGCTCATCACCCAGCCGATGATCGACAAGTATCTGGCGGGCCGATGA